In Paracoccus sp. TOH, a single window of DNA contains:
- the coxB gene encoding cytochrome c oxidase subunit II translates to MMAIATMRRGLAAVTGLGLAAMAAIPAMAQDVLGELPVIGKPHNGGMGFQPASSPLAHDQQWLDHFVLYIITAVTIFVCLLLLICIVRYNRRANPVPARFTHNTPIEVIWTLVPVLILVAIGAFSLPILFRSQEMPNDPDLVIKAIGHQWYWSYEYPNDGVAFDALMLEKDALADAGYSEDEYLLAADNPVVVPVGKKVLVQVTATDVIHSWTVPAFAVKQDAVPGRIAQLWFSVDQEGVYFGQCSELCGINHAYMPIVVKAVSQEKYDAWLAGAKEEFAADASDYLPAKPVQLALAE, encoded by the coding sequence ATGATGGCAATTGCGACGATGCGCCGCGGACTGGCGGCGGTAACTGGCCTTGGACTTGCAGCGATGGCGGCCATTCCGGCCATGGCGCAGGACGTGCTGGGCGAGCTGCCGGTGATCGGTAAGCCGCATAATGGTGGGATGGGTTTCCAGCCGGCCTCGAGCCCGCTGGCGCATGATCAGCAATGGCTGGATCATTTCGTGCTCTACATCATCACGGCCGTGACGATCTTCGTCTGCCTTCTGCTGCTGATCTGCATCGTCCGCTACAACCGCCGAGCGAATCCGGTGCCGGCCCGCTTCACCCACAACACCCCGATCGAGGTGATCTGGACCCTGGTGCCGGTGCTGATCCTGGTGGCCATCGGCGCCTTCTCGCTGCCGATCCTGTTCCGCAGCCAGGAAATGCCGAACGACCCGGACCTGGTGATCAAGGCCATCGGCCATCAGTGGTACTGGTCCTATGAATATCCCAATGACGGCGTCGCCTTCGATGCGCTGATGCTGGAAAAGGACGCGCTGGCGGATGCCGGTTACTCCGAGGACGAATACCTGCTCGCCGCCGACAACCCGGTCGTGGTGCCGGTCGGCAAGAAGGTGCTGGTGCAGGTCACCGCCACCGACGTGATCCACAGCTGGACCGTCCCGGCCTTTGCCGTGAAGCAGGACGCCGTGCCGGGCCGCATCGCGCAACTGTGGTTCTCGGTCGATCAGGAAGGCGTGTATTTCGGCCAGTGCTCGGAACTTTGCGGCATCAACCACGCCTATATGCCCATCGTCGTCAAAGCCGTCAGCCAGGAAAAATACGATGCCTGGCTGGCCGGTGCGAAGGAAGAATTCGCTGCCGATGCCTCGGATTACCTGCCGGCCAAGCCCGTCCAGCTGGCCTTGGCGGAATAA
- the cyoE gene encoding heme o synthase, which produces MAEINAYEGPAEAGFGDYVALLKPRVMSLVVFTAFVGLWIAPQPVNPFVAFCAVLFIALGGGASGALNMWYDADIDAVMKRTAGRPVPSGRVTSDEALAVGIALSGLSVMMLGLAANWFAAGFLAFTIFFYAVVYTIWLKRSTPQNIVIGGAAGAFPPMIGWACATGGISLESLLMFALIFFWTPPHFWALALFMKDDYSKAGVPMLTVTHGRKVTRRHIFAYTLVLAPFAIWLGLTSVGGPLYMAVSVVLNVMFIAGGWRILRRSEEQAQADGYKVEKRYFRLSLYYTFLHFLALLIQHWVGGW; this is translated from the coding sequence GTGGCCGAGATCAACGCATATGAGGGGCCCGCAGAGGCGGGCTTCGGCGACTATGTCGCGCTGCTGAAGCCGCGCGTCATGTCCCTGGTGGTGTTCACGGCCTTTGTCGGGCTGTGGATCGCGCCGCAGCCGGTCAACCCTTTCGTCGCCTTCTGCGCGGTGCTGTTCATCGCGTTGGGGGGCGGGGCGTCGGGCGCCCTCAACATGTGGTATGACGCCGATATCGACGCGGTGATGAAGCGCACCGCCGGCCGGCCCGTGCCTTCGGGCCGCGTCACCTCGGACGAGGCGCTGGCGGTCGGCATCGCGCTGTCCGGCCTGTCGGTGATGATGCTGGGGCTGGCGGCGAACTGGTTCGCGGCCGGGTTCCTGGCCTTCACCATCTTCTTCTATGCCGTGGTCTACACGATCTGGCTGAAGCGCTCGACGCCGCAGAACATCGTCATCGGCGGCGCGGCCGGGGCTTTCCCGCCGATGATCGGCTGGGCCTGCGCCACCGGCGGCATCAGCCTGGAATCGCTGCTGATGTTCGCACTGATCTTCTTCTGGACGCCGCCGCATTTCTGGGCGCTGGCGCTGTTCATGAAGGATGATTACTCCAAGGCCGGCGTGCCGATGCTGACCGTGACCCACGGCCGCAAGGTGACGCGCCGCCACATCTTCGCCTATACGCTGGTGCTGGCGCCCTTCGCGATCTGGCTGGGCCTCACCTCGGTCGGCGGCCCGCTTTACATGGCGGTCTCGGTGGTGTTGAACGTGATGTTCATTGCCGGCGGCTGGCGTATCCTGCGCCGCAGCGAGGAGCAGGCCCAGGCCGATGGCTACAAGGTCGAGAAGCGCTATTTCCGCCTGTCGCTCTATTACACCTTCCTGCATTTCCTGGCGCTGCTGATCCAGCATTGGGTGGGGGGATGGTGA
- a CDS encoding cytochrome c oxidase assembly protein codes for MTAKPTRSNGRTVGMLAGIVVLMGALSWAAVPFYSWFCRVTGFAGTTNVAESASDTVLDEKIRVRFDANVDSDLGWTFRPLQREMELRIGENAIAFYEAINNTDEPITGTASYNVAPDAAGYFFNKIECFCFTEQTLAPGERIEMPVSFFVDADLVNDRDAGRIRDITLSYTFHRTDPPAPKQAALDATPDPTVN; via the coding sequence ATGACCGCCAAGCCCACCAGATCGAACGGGCGTACCGTCGGCATGCTGGCCGGCATCGTGGTGCTGATGGGTGCGCTGAGCTGGGCGGCGGTGCCGTTCTATTCCTGGTTCTGCCGGGTGACCGGCTTTGCCGGCACCACCAACGTGGCCGAGTCCGCCTCGGACACCGTGCTGGACGAAAAGATCCGCGTGCGCTTCGATGCCAATGTGGACAGCGACCTGGGCTGGACCTTCCGGCCCTTGCAGCGCGAGATGGAACTGCGCATCGGCGAGAACGCCATCGCCTTCTACGAGGCGATCAACAATACCGACGAGCCGATCACCGGCACCGCCAGCTACAACGTCGCGCCCGACGCGGCCGGCTATTTCTTCAACAAGATCGAATGCTTCTGCTTTACCGAGCAGACGCTTGCCCCGGGTGAGCGGATCGAGATGCCGGTCAGTTTCTTCGTCGATGCCGATCTGGTGAACGATCGCGATGCCGGTCGCATCCGCGACATCACCCTGTCCTATACCTTCCACCGGACCGATCCGCCGGCGCCGAAACAGGCGGCGCTGGACGCGACGCCGGACCCGACCGTAAACTGA
- a CDS encoding cytochrome c oxidase subunit 3 — protein sequence MAHVKNHDYQILPPSIWPLFGAIGAFVMLTGAVMWMKGGGPWLFLIGLVGVLYVMFGWWADVVREGESGEHTPVVRIGLQYGFILFIMSEVMFFVAWFWAFIKNAMYPMGPDSPIKDGVWPPEGIVTFDPWHLPLINTLILLLSGVAVTWAHHAFVHDGDRKTTINGLIVAVILGICFTGLQAYEYSHAAFGLADTVYAGAFYMATGFHGAHVIIGTIFLFVCLIRLLRGQMTQQQHVGFEAAAWYWHFVDVVWLFLFVVIYIWGR from the coding sequence ATGGCCCATGTAAAGAACCACGACTATCAGATTCTGCCGCCATCGATCTGGCCGCTCTTCGGTGCGATCGGCGCCTTCGTGATGCTGACCGGCGCCGTGATGTGGATGAAGGGCGGCGGCCCCTGGCTGTTCCTGATCGGTCTGGTGGGCGTGCTCTATGTCATGTTCGGCTGGTGGGCGGACGTGGTGCGCGAGGGCGAGTCGGGCGAACACACCCCGGTGGTGCGCATCGGCCTGCAATACGGCTTCATCCTGTTCATCATGTCCGAGGTGATGTTCTTCGTCGCCTGGTTCTGGGCCTTCATCAAGAACGCCATGTATCCGATGGGGCCGGACAGCCCGATCAAGGATGGCGTCTGGCCGCCGGAAGGCATCGTCACCTTCGACCCCTGGCACCTGCCGCTGATCAACACGCTGATCCTGCTGCTTTCGGGGGTCGCGGTGACCTGGGCCCACCACGCCTTCGTGCATGACGGCGACCGCAAGACCACGATCAACGGCCTGATCGTCGCGGTGATCCTGGGCATCTGCTTCACTGGGCTGCAGGCCTATGAATACAGCCACGCCGCCTTCGGCCTGGCCGATACGGTCTATGCCGGCGCCTTCTACATGGCCACCGGCTTCCACGGCGCGCATGTCATCATCGGCACGATCTTCCTGTTCGTCTGCCTGATCCGCCTGCTGCGCGGCCAGATGACCCAGCAGCAGCATGTCGGCTTCGAGGCCGCCGCCTGGTACTGGCACTTCGTCGATGTGGTCTGGCTGTTCCTCTTCGTCGTGATCTATATCTGGGGCCGCTGA
- a CDS encoding SURF1 family protein, with translation MRRYLFPLIVGVLGCAVLISLGLWQLKRLDWKEGMIAQIQSRIAGAPVPLPAAVDPSMKYQPVLVSGQTTGEEIDVLSGTRESGGGYQVVSGFVTDDGRRILLDRGFVDQDHKRDPRPATRLDVAGNLHWPDEKGSATPEPNLTENVWFARDVPAMAKALGTEPILVVAAEVRGDAQGVQPIPVAVEGIPNNHLSYAVQWFMIAAVWAGMTVALIWRIRQRQF, from the coding sequence ATGCGCCGATACCTGTTTCCGCTGATCGTCGGCGTGCTGGGCTGCGCCGTCCTGATCTCGCTCGGGCTCTGGCAGCTCAAGCGGCTGGACTGGAAAGAGGGCATGATCGCCCAGATCCAAAGCCGCATCGCGGGCGCACCGGTGCCCCTGCCGGCGGCGGTGGACCCGTCGATGAAATACCAGCCGGTGCTGGTCTCGGGCCAGACCACGGGCGAGGAGATCGACGTGCTCTCCGGCACGCGCGAGTCGGGCGGCGGCTATCAGGTCGTCTCGGGCTTCGTCACCGATGACGGGCGCCGGATCCTGCTGGATCGCGGTTTCGTCGATCAGGACCACAAGCGCGACCCGCGCCCGGCCACGCGGCTGGACGTGGCGGGCAACCTGCACTGGCCCGACGAAAAGGGCAGCGCCACGCCCGAGCCCAACCTGACCGAGAATGTCTGGTTCGCCCGCGACGTGCCGGCCATGGCCAAGGCGCTGGGAACCGAGCCGATCCTGGTGGTCGCGGCCGAGGTGCGCGGCGATGCCCAGGGGGTGCAGCCGATCCCGGTCGCGGTCGAGGGCATCCCGAACAACCACCTGAGCTATGCCGTGCAATGGTTCATGATCGCGGCGGTCTGGGCAGGGATGACAGTGGCGCTGATCTGGCGTATCAGGCAGCGGCAATTCTAG
- the thrC gene encoding threonine synthase produces MRYVSTRGRAPVLDFEQAMMAGLARDGGLYLPEAIPMFSAEEIARFEGLPYEEVARRVASPFVGECFSDAELRGAIARAYQGFDHVARAPLVQLAPGHHLLELFHGPTLAFKDFAMQLIGQLFQLALARSGQRVTILGATSGDTGSAAIEAFRGLPNVDVFIMYPHGRVSEVQRRQMSTPSEANVHALAVDGTFDDCQARLKDLFNDHGFRDAVGLAGVNSINWARVLAQIVYYFTAAVSLGAPGRAVDFTVPTGNFGDVFAGSIAKAMGLPIGRLVVATNQNDILHRALTGGEYRVGTVAPSISPSMDIQVSSNFERALWLAYGHDGNAVAALMEELKSGGFAISQGALQALRETYVSGRVSEEETTAMIATIRAETGEVICPHTAVAVKVAREHLRPGVPMISLSTAHPAKFPDAVEAAVGIRPPLPPHMADLFDRDERITRIANDAEAIKSLILERRTA; encoded by the coding sequence ATGCGTTACGTTTCGACTCGGGGGCGGGCTCCGGTCCTGGACTTCGAACAGGCGATGATGGCCGGCTTGGCGCGCGACGGCGGGCTGTATCTGCCCGAGGCGATCCCGATGTTCTCGGCCGAGGAGATCGCCCGCTTCGAGGGCCTGCCCTATGAGGAGGTCGCGCGCCGCGTCGCCAGTCCCTTCGTCGGCGAATGCTTCAGCGATGCCGAGCTGCGCGGCGCCATCGCCCGCGCCTATCAGGGCTTCGACCATGTCGCCCGCGCCCCGCTGGTCCAGCTTGCCCCCGGCCATCACCTGCTCGAGCTGTTCCACGGCCCGACGCTGGCCTTCAAGGACTTCGCCATGCAGCTGATCGGCCAGCTGTTCCAGCTGGCGCTGGCGCGTTCGGGGCAGCGGGTCACGATCCTGGGCGCCACCTCGGGCGATACCGGCTCGGCCGCCATCGAGGCGTTCCGGGGCCTGCCCAATGTCGACGTGTTCATCATGTATCCGCATGGCCGGGTCAGCGAGGTGCAGCGCCGGCAGATGTCCACGCCCTCCGAGGCCAATGTCCATGCGCTGGCCGTCGACGGCACCTTCGACGATTGCCAGGCGCGGCTCAAGGATCTGTTCAACGACCACGGTTTCCGCGACGCGGTCGGGCTTGCCGGCGTGAACTCGATCAACTGGGCGCGGGTGCTGGCGCAGATCGTCTATTACTTCACCGCCGCCGTCAGCCTGGGCGCGCCGGGCCGCGCGGTGGATTTCACCGTGCCGACCGGCAATTTCGGCGATGTCTTCGCCGGTTCCATCGCCAAGGCCATGGGCCTGCCCATCGGCCGGCTGGTGGTCGCCACCAACCAGAACGACATCCTGCACCGGGCGCTGACCGGCGGCGAATACCGGGTGGGCACGGTCGCGCCCTCGATCAGCCCCTCGATGGACATCCAGGTCAGCTCGAACTTCGAGCGGGCGTTGTGGCTGGCCTATGGCCATGACGGCAATGCCGTGGCGGCGCTGATGGAGGAACTGAAATCCGGCGGTTTCGCCATCAGCCAGGGGGCGCTGCAGGCGCTGCGTGAAACCTATGTCTCGGGCCGCGTTTCCGAGGAGGAAACCACCGCGATGATCGCCACCATCCGCGCGGAGACGGGCGAGGTGATCTGCCCGCATACCGCCGTCGCCGTGAAGGTGGCGCGCGAGCATCTGCGGCCGGGCGTGCCGATGATCTCGCTGTCGACCGCGCATCCGGCGAAATTCCCCGATGCGGTCGAGGCCGCCGTGGGCATCCGCCCGCCTCTGCCGCCGCATATGGCCGATCTTTTCGACCGGGACGAGCGCATCACCCGTATTGCAAACGACGCCGAGGCCATTAAATCGCTGATCCTTGAACGGAGAACAGCTTGA
- a CDS encoding pitrilysin family protein, which translates to MPGLHSAAIGIWVNAGCRDERAEQNGIAHFLEHMAFKGTARRSALEIVESIENVGGYINAYTSRDVTSYYARVLAGDVELALDVISDIVMNPVFDQREIEVERGVILQEIGQALDTPDDVIFDWLQEAAYPNQPMGRTILGPAERVSRFDRADLSGFIGEHYGPERMIVAAAGAVDHDRILRQVEAIFGHLPARALTTREPARWQGAEARRVKGLEQAHFALAFEGPGYQAPDFYAAQIWTSALGGGMSSRLFQKLREEKGLCYSIFAQSGFHDDTGMVTIYAGTSGEQIADLATLTVDELKRSAEDMSEAEVARARAQLKAGLLMGLESPTGQAERMARSLAIWGRVPDPAEVALRIDAVTVADIRAHAEQLIAHARPALALYGPVEGAPSREVLAERLAA; encoded by the coding sequence ATGCCCGGCCTGCATTCCGCCGCCATCGGCATCTGGGTCAATGCCGGCTGCCGCGACGAGCGCGCCGAGCAGAACGGCATCGCCCATTTCCTGGAACACATGGCCTTCAAGGGCACCGCCCGGCGCAGCGCGCTGGAGATCGTCGAGTCGATCGAGAATGTGGGCGGCTATATCAACGCCTATACCTCGCGCGACGTGACCTCCTATTACGCGCGGGTGCTGGCGGGGGATGTCGAGCTGGCGCTGGACGTCATCTCGGACATCGTGATGAACCCGGTCTTCGACCAGCGCGAGATCGAGGTCGAGCGCGGCGTCATCCTGCAGGAGATCGGCCAGGCACTGGACACGCCCGACGACGTGATCTTCGACTGGCTGCAAGAGGCCGCCTATCCGAACCAGCCCATGGGCCGCACCATCCTGGGCCCGGCCGAGCGGGTCAGCCGCTTCGACCGTGCCGACCTGTCGGGCTTCATCGGTGAGCATTACGGACCCGAGCGGATGATCGTCGCCGCCGCCGGTGCGGTCGATCACGACCGCATCCTGCGCCAGGTCGAGGCGATCTTCGGCCATCTGCCGGCCCGCGCCCTGACCACGCGCGAGCCCGCCCGCTGGCAGGGCGCCGAGGCGCGCCGCGTCAAGGGGCTGGAGCAGGCGCATTTCGCGCTGGCCTTCGAGGGGCCGGGCTATCAGGCGCCGGATTTCTATGCCGCGCAGATCTGGACCTCGGCGCTGGGGGGCGGCATGTCCTCGCGCCTGTTCCAGAAGCTGCGCGAGGAAAAGGGCCTGTGCTATTCGATCTTCGCGCAGTCGGGTTTCCATGACGATACCGGCATGGTGACGATCTATGCCGGCACCTCGGGCGAGCAGATCGCGGATCTGGCGACGCTGACCGTGGACGAGCTGAAGCGCTCGGCCGAGGACATGAGCGAGGCCGAGGTGGCCCGCGCCCGGGCGCAGCTCAAGGCCGGGCTGCTGATGGGGCTGGAAAGCCCGACCGGCCAGGCCGAGCGCATGGCGCGGTCGCTGGCGATCTGGGGCCGGGTGCCCGACCCGGCCGAGGTGGCCCTGCGCATCGACGCGGTGACCGTGGCCGACATCCGCGCCCATGCCGAGCAGCTGATCGCCCATGCCCGTCCGGCGCTGGCGCTTTACGGGCCGGTCGAGGGCGCCCCCTCGCGCGAGGTGCTGGCCGAAAGGCTTGCCGCCTGA
- a CDS encoding GNAT family protein: protein MFSRRRPPRLETERMVLRLPAHADFGPWVALRVESRAFLTPWEPVWATDHLSKRSFTNRVYWAQRASRNGTALPLFLIRRDGMLLGAITLDNIRRGPAQSATIGYWIGQPFARQGYMREAIGALVQHAFTEMDLSRIEAACLPENTPSRGVLERSGFKYEGVAQSYLQINGRWRNHVLYSNLRHDRRGKTEVR from the coding sequence ATGTTCTCGCGCCGCCGTCCGCCGCGTCTGGAAACCGAGCGGATGGTGCTGCGCCTGCCGGCGCATGCGGATTTCGGGCCATGGGTGGCGTTGCGGGTCGAAAGCCGCGCCTTCCTGACCCCGTGGGAGCCGGTCTGGGCCACCGACCACCTGTCCAAGCGCAGCTTCACCAACCGGGTCTATTGGGCGCAGCGCGCCAGCCGCAACGGCACGGCGCTGCCCCTGTTCCTGATCCGGCGCGACGGCATGCTGCTGGGGGCGATCACGTTGGACAACATCCGCCGCGGCCCGGCGCAATCGGCGACCATCGGCTACTGGATCGGCCAGCCCTTCGCCCGGCAGGGCTATATGCGCGAGGCCATCGGCGCGCTGGTGCAGCACGCCTTCACCGAGATGGACCTGAGCCGGATCGAGGCCGCCTGCCTGCCCGAGAACACCCCCTCGCGCGGGGTGCTGGAGCGTTCGGGCTTCAAGTATGAGGGCGTGGCGCAAAGCTATCTGCAGATCAACGGCCGCTGGCGCAACCATGTGCTTTATTCCAACCTGCGCCACGACCGACGCGGCAAGACCGAGGTGCGCTGA
- a CDS encoding FAD-binding oxidoreductase: MLNPADDALAARLPAGVLREVTPAYLEEPRGRYFGRAGLIAAPRGTDEVAAVVRACAEARVGIVPRGGGTGLVSGQVMPDGPAPLILSLERMTALRAVFPEENVLVAEAGMTLQAVRDAAEAAGRLFPLSLASQGTAAIGGCLATNAGGVTALRYGTARALCLGIEAVLPDGSIVHDLKRLRKDNTGYDIRDLLVGAEGTLGIVTAASLKLVVPPPGIGTAMLQVPSPEAALTLLSLAEGRMAGGVTAFELIGGQGLAFLAEVLPEIRQPLPGAEWSVLIEVGLPEGLAPEAALEGLLTDALERGLVTDGVIAQSGAQAAGFWHLREHIPEANRRIGAVASHDISLPLSEIAGFIRDAGARLAGEGLRINCFGHLGDGNLHYNLFPASGRHRADYDDRRKALSHLVHQMVVDRGGSFSAEHGIGRLKVGDLERWADPARLRAMRAIKATLDPLGIMNPGAVLSATA, encoded by the coding sequence ATGCTGAACCCCGCCGATGACGCGCTGGCCGCGCGCCTGCCCGCTGGCGTGTTGCGCGAGGTGACGCCCGCCTATCTGGAGGAACCGCGCGGCCGCTATTTCGGCCGCGCCGGGCTGATCGCCGCGCCGCGTGGCACGGATGAGGTCGCCGCCGTGGTCCGCGCCTGCGCCGAAGCGCGGGTCGGCATCGTCCCGCGCGGCGGCGGCACCGGCCTGGTCTCGGGGCAGGTCATGCCGGATGGGCCGGCGCCGCTGATCCTGTCGCTGGAACGCATGACCGCGCTGCGGGCCGTCTTTCCCGAGGAAAACGTGCTGGTGGCCGAGGCCGGCATGACCCTGCAGGCGGTGCGCGACGCCGCCGAAGCGGCGGGCCGGCTGTTCCCGCTGTCGCTGGCCAGCCAGGGCACCGCGGCCATCGGCGGTTGCCTTGCGACCAATGCCGGCGGCGTCACCGCGCTGCGCTATGGCACGGCGCGGGCGCTGTGCCTGGGGATCGAGGCGGTGCTGCCCGACGGCTCGATCGTCCACGACCTGAAGCGGCTGCGCAAGGACAATACCGGCTACGACATCCGCGATCTGCTGGTCGGGGCCGAGGGCACGCTGGGCATCGTCACCGCCGCCAGCCTCAAGCTGGTGGTGCCGCCGCCGGGGATCGGCACCGCCATGCTGCAGGTGCCCTCGCCCGAGGCGGCGCTGACGCTGCTGTCGCTGGCCGAGGGGCGCATGGCCGGCGGCGTCACCGCCTTCGAGCTGATCGGCGGCCAGGGCCTGGCCTTCCTGGCCGAGGTGCTGCCCGAGATCCGCCAGCCCTTGCCCGGCGCGGAATGGTCGGTGCTGATCGAGGTCGGCCTGCCCGAGGGGCTGGCCCCCGAGGCGGCGCTGGAGGGGTTGCTGACCGACGCCCTGGAGCGCGGCCTGGTCACCGACGGGGTGATCGCGCAATCGGGGGCGCAGGCGGCGGGTTTCTGGCACCTGCGCGAGCATATCCCCGAGGCGAACCGCCGCATCGGCGCCGTCGCCAGCCATGACATCAGCCTGCCATTGTCGGAAATCGCCGGCTTCATCCGCGACGCCGGCGCGCGGCTTGCGGGCGAGGGGCTGCGCATCAACTGCTTCGGGCATCTGGGCGACGGCAACCTGCATTACAACCTGTTCCCGGCATCGGGCCGCCATCGCGCGGATTACGACGACCGGCGCAAGGCGCTGTCGCATCTGGTGCATCAGATGGTGGTGGATCGCGGCGGCTCCTTCTCGGCCGAGCACGGGATCGGGCGGCTGAAGGTCGGCGATCTGGAACGCTGGGCCGATCCGGCGCGGCTCAGGGCGATGCGGGCGATCAAGGCCACGCTGGATCCGCTGGGCATCATGAATCCGGGCGCGGTGCTTTCAGCAACGGCGTAA
- a CDS encoding LysR family transcriptional regulator, translating to MDRIDGIRAFVAVVDAGSFTRAGERLGISNKLVSKYVAALEGQQGVTLLNRTTRALSLTPSGERYLVAARRVLAAVEELDAQAHAEEGVLTGRLRISAPVAFGEMFATTLTRDFTASHPGIEIDLNLTDRYVDLAAEGFDLALRIGQLTDSSLIARRIGQAEAWAVASPAYLAAHARPARPEDLREHVNIRDSNTQNPGRAIFLIEDKPVSIALPGRITVNSAQAVRQLVLEAEGVALIPSFVVAQDVAQGRLQRLLPDFARPQLDIQALYLPQPFMPPWLSAYLDHLRTRLTPLLKAPRPDS from the coding sequence ATGGACAGGATCGACGGCATCCGCGCCTTCGTCGCCGTGGTCGATGCCGGCTCGTTCACCCGGGCGGGCGAACGGCTGGGAATCTCGAACAAGCTGGTCAGCAAATATGTCGCGGCGCTGGAGGGGCAGCAGGGCGTCACGCTGCTGAACCGCACCACGCGCGCCCTGTCGCTGACCCCCTCGGGCGAGCGGTATCTGGTCGCGGCGCGCCGCGTGCTGGCGGCGGTCGAGGAACTGGACGCGCAGGCCCATGCCGAGGAGGGGGTGCTGACCGGGCGGCTGCGTATCTCGGCCCCCGTGGCCTTCGGCGAGATGTTCGCCACCACCCTGACCCGCGACTTCACCGCCAGCCATCCGGGGATCGAAATCGACCTGAACCTGACCGACCGCTATGTCGATCTGGCGGCCGAGGGCTTCGACCTGGCGTTGCGCATCGGCCAGTTGACCGATTCCAGCCTGATCGCCCGCCGCATCGGCCAGGCCGAGGCCTGGGCGGTGGCCAGTCCCGCCTATTTGGCCGCACATGCGCGCCCCGCCCGCCCCGAGGATCTGCGCGAGCATGTGAACATCCGCGACAGCAATACGCAGAATCCCGGCCGGGCGATCTTCCTGATCGAGGACAAGCCGGTCAGCATCGCCCTGCCCGGCCGCATCACCGTGAACAGCGCCCAGGCGGTGCGGCAACTGGTGCTGGAGGCCGAGGGCGTGGCGCTGATTCCCAGCTTCGTCGTGGCGCAGGACGTGGCCCAGGGCCGGCTGCAGCGGCTGCTGCCGGATTTCGCCCGGCCGCAACTGGACATCCAGGCGCTTTACCTGCCGCAGCCCTTCATGCCGCCATGGCTCTCGGCCTATCTGGACCACCTGCGGACGCGGCTTACGCCGTTGCTGAAAGCACCGCGCCCGGATTCATGA
- a CDS encoding DoxX family protein, with translation MTDLSQSAPALAERNADIAAFILRASTGTWFLVHGLIKLLVFTPSGTAGYFQSIGLPGILGPLTMLAEILGGLALIAGIFTRQVALALAAVLLGAAWFGHGGAGFTFSNPGGGWEYPVLWAVTMLALALLGDGAWSVGRRR, from the coding sequence ATGACCGACCTTAGCCAAAGCGCCCCGGCCCTGGCCGAGCGCAATGCCGATATCGCCGCCTTCATCCTGCGGGCCTCGACTGGAACCTGGTTCCTGGTCCACGGCCTGATCAAGCTGCTGGTCTTCACGCCTTCGGGCACCGCCGGCTATTTCCAGTCCATCGGCCTGCCGGGCATCCTGGGCCCGCTGACCATGCTGGCCGAGATCCTGGGCGGGCTGGCACTGATCGCCGGCATCTTCACCCGCCAGGTGGCGCTGGCGCTGGCCGCCGTGCTGCTGGGCGCGGCCTGGTTCGGCCATGGCGGCGCGGGCTTCACCTTCAGCAACCCGGGCGGCGGCTGGGAATATCCGGTGCTTTGGGCCGTGACCATGCTGGCGCTGGCGCTGCTGGGCGACGGGGCCTGGTCGGTGGGCCGGCGCCGCTGA